TCCTCGGCGAGCTGGACGAGGAGTTCGACCGGCTCGACCTCGTCGTCGTCGAGGTCGGCCGGGCCCGATCCGGGCGGTGGCTCGCCTGTGACGTCGAGCCCGAAGCTGCTAGTCACCCGCGCTCACCTCCCCGGACTCGTCGGCACTCTCCCCGCCCTCTTCGCCGAACTGCAGGCCGGTGACGGCGCTTACGTTGTCCTGTTGCATGGTCACCCCGATCGCCCGTTCGGAGCGCTCGAGCAGCGCAGAGCGGTGCGAGACGACGACGAACTGCGCGTCGCCCGCCAGATCGTCGACCATCTCCCCGACGCGCTCGGCGTTGACCGCATCGAGGAACGCGTCGATCTCGTCGAGCGCGTAAAACGGCGCCGGGTTGTGCCGCTGGATCGCGAAGACGAACGACAGCGCAGTCAGCGACTTCTCGCCGCCGGACATCGCGTCGAGCCGCTGGACCGGCTTGTCCGCCGGACGCGCTTTCATCGTCAGCCCGCCCTCGAACGGGTCCTCGGGATCCTCCAAGACGAGTTCGCCCGATCCGTCCGAAAGCCGGGAGAAGACGTTCTGGAACTCGGTGTCGATCGACTCGAACGCCTCCATGAACGTCTGCTTTTTCTGTGCCTCGTACCGATCGATCCGTTCTTCGATCCCGTCCCGTTCCTCGACGAGCACGTCCCGGCGCTCGGTCATCGTCTCCAGCTCCGACTGTACCTCGTCGTACTCGTCGATCGCGAGCATGTTCACCGGCTCCAGTTGTGCCATCTCGGCTTTCAGCTCCTCGATCCGCGCTTCGAGTTCGTCGTGGTCGGGGATCTCCTCGGGGTCGTAGTCGCCGACGGCCGCCTCGAGCTCCTCGATCTCCCACTCGAGTCGCTCTTTCGTCTCCCGAAGGTCCGATAACGTCGACTCGATCTCCGAAACGCGGTCGCGCTGTTCGTCCCGGGCGCTTTCCGCCTGCCGAAGTTCTTTCCGGAGGTCGGTGCGCTCTTCTTTCAGGTCGACGAGTTCCCCTTCGAGCTCCTCGATTGCGGCCCGCTTTTCCTCGAGCGCGTCCCGCTTTTTCTCGATCCGCTCCTCGTAGTCCTCGATGTCGGATTCGGCGTTCGCCTTCCGCTCCCGGGCGGTCTCGACGGTCCCCTGCAGCTCCTCGATCGACTCCTCGACGTACTCGATCTCGACGTTCCGCTCGTTGAGTCTCCCGTCGAGATCGTCCATCTTCGACTCCAGTTCGTCGATCTCACCGCGCACCTCGTCCGCGCGGTCGGTGAGCTCCGGGATCCGCGAGTCGGCGAGTTCGGCCTCCAGCTCCTCGATTTCCCCCTCGACGTCGGCCCGCGTTTCCTGGACGCCGGACAGCTCCGCCTCCAGTTCGTTCATCTGCTCGTCGACCGACTCCCGCTTTGTCTCCAGCTCTTCGATCCGGTCTTCGAGCTCTTCGATCCGGTCGTCCTGCTCGTCGAGTTCCGCCTCGACGTCCTCGATATCGCCCTCGACCGCCCGAACCCTGTCGGCGGCGTCCGTCTTCCGGTCGCGGGCGTCGTCGATGTCGCCTTCGAGCTCGCGGATCTCCGCCTCCAGCTCCCGGCGTCGGTCCTCCAGATCGGAGATTTCCTCGGCGAGCCGTTCGAGTTTCCCCTTCCCGGACTTGCTGAAGGAGTATCTGGACCCGCCGCCGGAGCCGCCCGTCATCGCGCCGGAGCGTTCGACCAGGTCGCCATCGAGGGTGACCATCCGGTACTCGCCCATCAGATCCCGGGCCGTGTCCATGTCCTCGACGACCAGCGTGGAGCCGAGCACATACGAGAAGACGCCCTCGTACTCCTCCTCGTAGTCGACCAGGTTGCGGGCGAAATCGACCACGCCGGGGTGGGAGGGCTCACGGGGCAGGCTCCGGGTTTCCATCTCGGTGATCGGCAGGAACGTCGCCCGCCCCGCGTTGCGCGACTTGAGGTAGTCGATGCAGGTCGCCCCGACGCCGTCGTCGTCGACGACGACGTTCGCGAGTCGACCGCCCGCGGCGGTTTCGCAGGCGACTGCGTACGCGGAGTCGACCGCACCGAGGTCGCCGACCGCGCCGTGGACGCCGGAAACCTCCGCGTTCAGGATCGTCGTGACCGACCGCGGCCAGGAGCTGTCGCCCTCGCGGTCGGCGCGCGCCTCGAGTTCGGCGTACTCGGTCTGTTTCTCGCGGAGTTCGTCTTCGACTTCCTCGAGTTCCGCCGACAGCTCCTCCTTTTCGGCCTGTAGCTCCTCGATCGTTCCCTCGATCGTCCGCAGGTTCCGCTCTGCGGTGTCGAGTTCGCCGTGTAGCTCCGACCTGCGCGCTTTCAGTTCGGGGATCGTCTCGTGGGCGGCCTCGAGTTCCTCGCGCGCCTCGGCGAGCTCGTTGGATCGCCGTCTGGCGTCGTCGAGCAGGCGGTCCTTCTCGCGCTGGAGGTCGTTCGCTTCGTCTTTTAGCTCCTCGAGCCGCTGTTTGCGGTCGGCGAGGTCGGCCTTCAGCTCGTCGAACTCGGTGTCCTCCGACTCGATCTCGGCTTCGATCTCCGCGAGTTCCGACTGCTTTTCGCCGATCTCCCGCTTCACCGATGCCTTCTCGACTTTCAGCTCGCGGATCTCGCCTTCCAGTTCATCGAGGCGCTCCTCCTTGCGATCGATCTGGACGAACGCCTCCCGGCGCTCGGTTTCGGCGTCCTCGATCCGCTCGGTTGCGGTCTCGATTTTCCCTTCGAGCCGAGAGATCTCACCTTTGACCTCCTCGATCTCGCTTTTGATCCGGAGCTGCTCGTCCTCGCCTTTCCGCTCGATCTCGCGGTTG
The Halalkaliarchaeum desulfuricum DNA segment above includes these coding regions:
- the smc gene encoding chromosome segregation protein SMC; protein product: MHIKELVLDDFKSFGRPTRIPFYEDFTVITGPNGSGKSNIIDAVLFALGLARTRGIRAKKLTDLIYNPGHEDGAGSSGPNEASVTVVLDNEDHTLSREQVVTAAGSDRIGDVDEITIKRRVKETEDNYYSYYYLNERSVNLSDIRDLLSQAGITPEGYNVVMQGDVTEIINMTPYQRRGILDEIAGVAEFDAKKEDAFEELETVESRIGEADLRIGEKQDRLEQLEDEREAALEYESLREEKAEYEGYLEAAELEEKRGTLEGTEKKIEANQQTREELQAELDERQARVDELEAELEELNREIERKGEDEQLRIKSEIEEVKGEISRLEGKIETATERIEDAETERREAFVQIDRKEERLDELEGEIRELKVEKASVKREIGEKQSELAEIEAEIESEDTEFDELKADLADRKQRLEELKDEANDLQREKDRLLDDARRRSNELAEAREELEAAHETIPELKARRSELHGELDTAERNLRTIEGTIEELQAEKEELSAELEEVEDELREKQTEYAELEARADREGDSSWPRSVTTILNAEVSGVHGAVGDLGAVDSAYAVACETAAGGRLANVVVDDDGVGATCIDYLKSRNAGRATFLPITEMETRSLPREPSHPGVVDFARNLVDYEEEYEGVFSYVLGSTLVVEDMDTARDLMGEYRMVTLDGDLVERSGAMTGGSGGGSRYSFSKSGKGKLERLAEEISDLEDRRRELEAEIRELEGDIDDARDRKTDAADRVRAVEGDIEDVEAELDEQDDRIEELEDRIEELETKRESVDEQMNELEAELSGVQETRADVEGEIEELEAELADSRIPELTDRADEVRGEIDELESKMDDLDGRLNERNVEIEYVEESIEELQGTVETARERKANAESDIEDYEERIEKKRDALEEKRAAIEELEGELVDLKEERTDLRKELRQAESARDEQRDRVSEIESTLSDLRETKERLEWEIEELEAAVGDYDPEEIPDHDELEARIEELKAEMAQLEPVNMLAIDEYDEVQSELETMTERRDVLVEERDGIEERIDRYEAQKKQTFMEAFESIDTEFQNVFSRLSDGSGELVLEDPEDPFEGGLTMKARPADKPVQRLDAMSGGEKSLTALSFVFAIQRHNPAPFYALDEIDAFLDAVNAERVGEMVDDLAGDAQFVVVSHRSALLERSERAIGVTMQQDNVSAVTGLQFGEEGGESADESGEVSAGD